GTACTGCTCCTCAACAAGTACCTGCTGAGCAACTACGGGTTCAAGTACCCGATCTTCCTCACCTTGTGCCACATGACGGCATGCTCGCTGCTCAGCTACGTCTCCATCACGTGGATGAAGATGGTCCCTATGCAGATGATCCGATCCCGCGTCCAGTTCCTCAAGATCGCCGCGCTGAGCCTCGTTTTCTGCGTGTCGGTGGTGTTCGGGAACATCTCGCTCCGCTTTCCTCCGGTTTCGTTTAACCAGGCGATTGGTGCGACGACGCCGTTTTTACGGCCGTGTTTGCGTATTTGATAACGTTGAAGAGGGAGGCTTATGTGACGCTCGTTCCTGTTGTTACCGGTGTTGTCAGTGCGGTAATGATTATGTTTTTTTATTACTTTCGAAATAAATTAAAAATGTGAACTTGATTTGATTCATATTTGGATGTCGATAGATATGTTAGTTTACATTTCATCTTAGAATCCTTTGGGACTGATGAAAACCAAATCAATACGGTGGTTTCTTGTGAATTCGAATTCGGTGAACCTAATGACTGGTTCGAACTTAGACGTCAAGCAGAGATTATAGTGAAACTGGATCAAGAGAGGTTGTGGTCTTGTGCCATGGATTTCGATCAAACATGATTCGGTCTTTTCACTTACCCTTAAACCGAACTCTTTTCATCTTTTGCACATTAGAGTTTGATAAGATAGTGGGTGAATCTTGATTGCGATCAATACAGGCTAACTTCAAATATGTAAGCCAAAGACTCTTCAAAGCTGTTTGCTTTTTTTTTTTCCAATTATCTAGTAAGACTTTAAGGGGTATGAGAATGAGAGTGTTTTGATTTTTGGGTTGTGGTGTTTCCATTGTTGCAGAGAGAGTGAAGGCAGTTTTTACTTTGGGAGACATGTTGCTGTGAAGGCAGTTTCTCCAATAATTTATAAATTTTGTAAAATTTAAATTTAATAATTCAATTTCTTAAAAAAGAAAAATTAAGAACTTCATATGAGTTCTTCCAATGGACCTTCTCAAAACAAATTACAATATTAAGGGTTCTAAACTTCATAAAATACACAATTAACAATTAAATTAATTTTTAGAACCCATTAAAGGTTCTTACCAATGGAGGTGGTCTTAGAAAGTTAAATCCAAAATATTTCCTTTATATCCTGGGACTTGGTTGGAGACTCTCCATTTTATTATTGTTTAACCATCTGAGTCCATGTCACGGAACGGTACGGTCTTAACTGCCCTAAACTGGCCAACATCTTTGAAGTGCTATTCCCCACTCTTTGGTTACGAAAGGAAGATATTTTATATATAGTAACTATTGACTCGAAGTGATAAATAACGAGAGTTAACTAAGTGAACAGTAATTTAGTGAATAGTAACTTCATGAACAATAACTTAGATTATTTTGGTTGCCCTAGAAAAATAAACCTACTAATAATCTTGGACTTATTCTTGGGTTCACCCCTAGGGTGAACCTCTAGGTTCACCAACCAATAAAATTGTGTTATTTCATATTCGATATCTTTTAAAACAAAAAACAAAATATTGTCAAATTATATTATCTTTTTAAAATTAAAAGGTAAAAAGAAATAAATAAAAAATAGTAGTAATCACAAAAAAAAAAAAAATTTAACGTCATCAGCAAAACATTAAACCGTAAATCCTAATCCCTAGACCCTAAATCCTAAACCCTAAACCCTTGGGTAAACCCTAAACTCTAGGATAAATCTTAAACTCTAGGATAAATCTTAAACTCTAAATCAAAATCAATAAACACTAAAACACTCAAGGGTTTAGGGTTTAGGATTTAGGGTTTAGAGTTTTAGGGTTTAGTGTTTTTATTTAGAGTTTAGGATTTACCCAAAGGTTTAAAGTTTACCCAAGGATTTAGGATTTACCTAAGGGTTTAGGGTTTAGGGTTTACGATTTAGGGTTTAGAGATTAAGATTTCGGGTTTAGTGTTTTGCTGACGAAGTTAAAAAGATTTTTTTAATTCTTTTTTTCTATACCTGCTATTTTTTTCACTTTTTAATTTTAAAAACATAATATAACTTGATAATATTTTGTTTTTTTTTTTTAAAAGATATCGAATTTAAAATAATGAAATTCTATTGGCTAGTGAACCCAAGAATAACTCATAATCTTGTGGCCACCATTGTAAACATAAAGGAAATCATTTTTCTTCATTCTCTTTTTCTCTCTATTGAAATATCTCATTTTTCTCTACTATTTTTTCAAGTTCTACATGTTCTTCGTTTAAACTCTCATAATTCTATCAAATTTCACAGTAACATCCAAAATAAAGTTTAACCGACAAAACTTTAGATCTAGGTGAGAAATTCTTGGGTTCACCCCCTAGGATGAACCTCTAGATTCACCAACCAATAGTGTTTGAGTATTTGATATTTGATATCTTTTAAAAAAGGAAACAAAATTGAATTTCCAAATAAGATTATATTTTAAAAATAAAACAATAAAAATACATAAAAATAGTTACAAAAAATAAAAAAAATAAAAAAATAAATATTGTTAAACCTTTAGCAAAATACTAAATCCTATACCCTAAATCCTAAACTCCAAACCCTAAATTATAAACCTTAAATCTTGGATAAACCGTAAACCATTGGAAAATTTTAAACCCTAAATCATACATTAAAAACTAAATCTTAATAACACCAAACCCTAATCACTAAACCCTAAACCTTTGGGTAAACTCTGAACCCTTGGATAAATCATAAACTCTAAATAAAAAATATTTAAAATTAAACCCCAAAGTTTATGATTTATCCAAGGGTTCAGAGTTTACCCAAAGGTTTAGGGTTTAGTGATTAGGATTCAGGGTTTAGTGTTATTAAAATTTAGTTTCTAATGTATGATTTAGGGTTTAAGATTTTTCAACGGTTTAGAGTTTATCCAAAGTTTAAGGTTTAACGTTTAGGGTTTAGGGTTTAGGATTTAGGGTATAGGGTTTAGGATTTAGGGTATAGGGTTTAGGATTTAGGGTATAGGGTTTAGGATTTAGGGTATAGGGTTTAGGATTTAGGGTATAGGGTTTAGGATTTAGGGTATAGGGTTTAGGATTTAGGGTATAGGGTTTAGGATTTAGGGTATAGGGTTTAGGATTTAGGGTATAGGGTTTAGGATTTAGGGTATAGGGTTTAGTATTTTGCTGAAGACTTAACAATATTAATTTATTTATTTTTTGTAAATATTTTTATGTATTTTTATTGTTTTATTTTAAAAATATAATCTTATTTGGAAATTCAATTTTGTTTTCTTTTTTAAAAGATATCAAATATCAAATACTCAAACACTATTGGTTGCAGGGGTGACTCCATGAATTTCTCAAATTTTTTTACCTTTATAATGACTTCGAGATCATGCCAATAAGAAATCTAGCAAATGACAGTGAACAGGATTGACCCTGAATCTTACTATTGCTCGATCCAAGCAACTCAAACTACAAAATTCAATGCTTGAACAAAATAAAAAAAGTTAACATCAGTTCTCAGCATTTAGTTAAAAGATCTTAACTTGCGAGACAGCAAATGACTGTGAACAGGATTGACCCTGAATCTTACTATTGCTCGATCCAAGCAACTCAAACTACAAAATTCAATGCTTGAACAAAATAAAAAAAGTTAACATCAGTTCTCAGCATTTAGTTAAAAGATCTTAACTTGCGAGACAGGTTAAAAGTGTATATGGTCTGATTTGACTTACAATGCAGAGATAGTAGATGTTCTTGTTCTTGAAAACGAAACAGTCCCTTAGCCATGTGTTTTTGGATTAGGGTTCAAAAGACCCCACTGTAATTAAATATCAATTATGTTAGCTGGAAATTTTGAAGGGCTTGATCTAAAAGAAAGAAAAGAAAAATCCGTGAAGATAGGCCTCTTTGTAATTGGGCTCAAGGGGTGTGGTTCTCACAAGCCATTCCAATTATGCTTTCATGACTTGGATTGCATGCAAGATAGACTCTCCACCATGGATAGAGTGTCGCGATGGAGTCAGGATGTTGATATAGTTTGTGTTCTGTGCAAAAGCAAGCCGAAGTCACGAGATCATTTGTTTTTCGATTGTATCTATTCAGCTCATATCTGGGAGTTCCTTGTTAAAGGAATATTAACGACCGCATGCACAACACAATGGGATAGAATCACTTCGATCATGGATAAGCTTTTTCTGCATACAATACGCTTTACAATCAAGGAGCCATCTATGCAGTGTGGAGAGAGAGGAATATGAGAAGACATGGTAATTCAAATACACCTTGGCAAGTTCTTCAGAGAACTGTGGAGAAGAATGTTTGCAATAAACTCAGTCTCGTGGCAAAAAATGGAGTGAAGAAGTTACTTTGTGTTTCTAGTTTGGGAGTAGAGCAACAATTACTTAGTAACAGTATGGTAGTACCACAAATTTCTATTTCATGATGCATTTGATGTAAAAAAGATTTTTGATGAATACTAATTTAGCATTCAAGAAAAAGAAAAACCTAAGTAAGCTTATTTGCATGGCACGCCAGAAGTAAGGTGAGATAGAGATTAGGTAAGCAAGCTCTCGATAAATTTGTAACATCCTGAGTTGTAATATAGAAATGTTTAAGAGAATTGATTTGACTACATATGTCACCAAAGTTGACTTACTTTTTCCGTCACACATCCGATTATAACTCCAGAGTTAACCGTGTTTGGACTGGAATAGTGAAAATATGGGTGACCTATCGGAAAGTGATTCGCGATACCGTGCGAGTGAGGCCAAAACACATGAAAGATCATATAGTGATTGCAAGATCAGTAAACAATGATTGTGAACCTTCAAAAATTAACGCACCGCCCGTCGGACGGGATGGAGCCAACGGGCCGAGTGAGCGGGCGTGGGTGGCCTGTTAGCCGTGGGCAGACGGGGGCGTTACAAGTGGTATCAAAGCCAGGTTAGTCATTTCGGTTCTGACCCGAGATGCGTCTTGAGATATGTCGTGAGGCGCAACTAGGACGTTGCGTTCTTTGAGAAGGGATGAATTGTAACATCCTGAGTTGTGATATATGAAAAGGTTTAAGAGAATTGATTTGGCTACCTATGTCACCAAAGTTGACCTATCTTTTCCGTCACACATCCGTTTAGAACTCCAGTGTAAGCGTGCTTGGGCTGGAGTAGTGAAAGGATGATCTATCGGGAAGTGATTCGCGATATCGTGCGAATGAAGCCAAAACACGGGGAAATGTCATGTGGTGATTGCAGGGTCAGTAAACAATGATTTCGAGCCTTCAAAAATTAACGCACCGCCCGTCGGATGGGATGGAGCCCACGGGCTGAGTGAACGGACATGGGAGGCCGCCTATTAACCGTGGGCAGACGGGGCATTACAAAGTTCTCCATTTTTGCAAGTAATGTAAGCCACAAACCATTATGGATTCTTGGACCTCACACTTTGATTTTTAATTATGGACGACAACTTTTTTTCCCTTGGGATACATTTGCGGAAATCTAACTTGGCGGACGACATTAGTGTCCCCGGAGACACAAGCCTAGGGAAGTAGGTAGAACCTCTGTTCTAAAAATCGGCCGCCTAGCCGCCTAGGTGGCCATCTAGGCGCTACGCGTCACTATTCCTCCCCCCCCCGATTTATGCCAAATCGGTTTAAAAAATTGGATATCCGATTTTCTCCGTCTAGACCGCCTAAATGACTGCCTAGCCGCCTAGGCGGCCGCCTAATCTATTTTTTAATTATTTTTTATTTTATTTTTAATAATATTTTTATTTATTTATTTGATCTAAAATTTTATAAATATCATTTATATTCATAATTTTGATGAAAATTACACTATATTAAGTTTATATATTCTATTTGTGTGTTTTATACAATCTTAAACATGAAAATATATTAATGTTATGCACAATTAAAGATTAAAATGTTTTATAACATAGTAAACAATCTAAAAATTCTGCCCCGCATAATTTTAGATTAATCTCCGATTTTCTCTTTAGGCGCTAGGCCCAACCCGACCGCCCGACTAGCGCCTAGCGCGTTCCCGAACAGGGGGTAGAACCATAACCCATATGGGCTAGAGACGGACCTACGTAGAAGAAGAGAAATTTTACCACCTAAGACACTTTATGACTTATCAATTACTCTTGGAGACATAATTGACTTTGCACACACATTATACATGGGTAAAGACACAAAAACCCTTCACCTTAATCAAACTAAACTTTTTCAACTTTCTTCGTTGTATAAACAAGACCAATGGACACGCGCACACTCCCTAACACGTGTGAAAACCCTTGACTAATGTAAATCAAATCTCACACAAAGTTCAATCGTCTTCAATTTTGCTCACCCCTAGATTCCCGATGCTTCCTTCAAATCCAGCAAAACCATTGTCAGATCTAGAAGCGAGATTGTGAGATTAATCTAGAAGCGACACGACAAGGATCTCCGTCACCGACGCTGCAACTTCAATGGCAAGTGTATTGGGGAAGGGATGAAAAAGTTGGAGGACAAGAAGAGACGAAGACGGCGAGCATGTCGGAAGCGGTGATGGCGGAAGCGACTGAGGATGTGAAGAACTGGAAGCGTTGATGAAAGATGCGGAGGAGAGCTTAGAACTGAGGTTGGGGAGATGGCGGATGCGGCGGTGGAGAGGTTAATTAAGAGAGTGACAAAGAGTGGGTTTCAGGCTAAGAGTAGAGCTTCTGGGATGGGAGAGGCTTCCTCCTTCCCCAAAAGATACGTATTTTGGTTTTGGATCAAGATAGGCTCTGGTTGTTACTCTGTCCACAGTCCGCTCGTCCACGCCTTTGTCAAAGGCATCATGTACACACATCCCCTGTACACAACTTCTCTTTACCCAACTCTCCTATCCACACCTCCCATGTCCACACACCTAGACTAAGAACAACTTCATGGTCTATATTTTGTTGTTATGGTAAATGAAAAACCAGATCCATAAGTCATCCGTCCACAAATTGTCCATCCATAACTCACATGTCCATATAATTAGAACTCATGTCCAGACATTGTTTATCCACAAAAAATTATTTATTAATTATTAAAGTTATTAAAATGGATGTCAAAGTACAAAGAAAAAAAAATTAGAACAAACTATACCAAATATATTTACTTATGTATTTTAAATTTTGAAATACAGTCAAAATAAGACATAAGGGGTGAATGTATAATAAAAATAAAAAATAATAATGTAATACAATCTTATTATCTACCGTTGAATCTTGTTGCTTCTAATGAAATCTAAAGGCATGCAAATCTCAAATATAAAATCGTTACACACCCGTTAGATTTCTTTAGACAAATTTAAATTTGTGGTTCAGATTAAGACACAATACCAAACTTTTTTAATGTCCACAATTCAGTTGAGTTATTTTAACTTAACCATGCAAAACACAACTAACTGGGTTTGAGGGCATAAAGATCAGAAAAATGACAGCTATCCAAAAAAAATGTCCCAACAGCCCAATGTATCTCTGTATGTTAAAAGAACTCAAATGTGCCTTAGATGGTAAACAACTCGTAGAAGAATAGGGTTGAAATTGACACGGGTTAAAAATAATTTTTTAATTTGTAAGAATACTTTAGTATTGGATACTGGCTCAGTTGGTTACAGATTGAACCCAATGATCCCCCTTTCCTGAGTTTGAACCTTAGCATGCACATATAATTGTCTTCTTTTCTTTTGATATAAAATCATTATTTGTTTTAATCGGGCTTAATGCAGGAAATGAATTTGAGCTATGACCCAGGTAAAAAAATTCATGAGTCCGCCACTGATATGGGTTAATGAAAATATATATTTGGGCTAGTAAATTTATTCTTAGTTTCTTTTTCCCTCTAAACTGAAATATACTCTGCCTATTTCAAAATGACACGAAGAAAGTATACGTCGCTACTCGCTATGATTACAGTTCAAGACAAGATAGTAACAAAAATTTCCGGGTTGTTTAAGCCTTTATATCGGTTTAGGTAAAGTATTTTGAGTTTGTTCTTCGTCTAGCTTTAATCTAAACCACTGTTTGCAGTTTCTAAGTGGAGTTCAAAGAATGGAACAAAGCAGTGGCGGAGCTAAAAATATTTTTCACTGGGGTCAAGCTAATATAGTTATGTAATAATATTAAAAATTAGTTTATTCAAATTATATTAGCAGCTTTTTGTTATAAAAAACGGTAAACCTAAAATGATGTTATTTGTATTAAAAATTCTATAAACAATAGCTGTTCTCTATAAAATTAATATATACTAACATCTAAATCATTTGCATAGTATATAAGGTTTTATAATTTATTCACTTAAATTATTTATGTAAATTTTATTGATTTTTGTAGATAAAAATTGTTATCAAACAATGTTTTAGAGTTATAAAACTAAAAGCAATTGTAACAAGGAACAACTTATATACGGAAGAATTGATTTTTTTTTCCTAAAGATTGTCCATAGCATATTAAAAACAAACAACTAACACTTACAAAAAAAAAAAAAAACTAGGCAATTAGATGAGAGAAAAAATTTAACGGGGTGCAAAGTTAGCATTTGAACCTTTACACTACAAGAAAACATCAAGGATTCTGAGGGAAAAAATCGTCGNNNNNNNNNNNNNNNNNNNNNNNNNNNNNNNNNNNNNNNNNNNNNNNNNNNNNNNNNNNNNNNNNNNNNNNNNNNNNNNNNNNNNNNNNNNNNNNNNNNNTCCGTCGGAATGTCCGTCAGAATACCGCTGTTTTCTTGTAGTGTTACCAAGGGGGTCAATTTTTCAATCATTTAACTAAATCTTCCATTTTACGCTATTAAAATGAACATGTAATACAAATTTTTAAAAGTCATGGGGGTCAGCTGTACCTCCGCCACTGGAACAATGTATTATCTGACAATAGTGAGAAAACTTAATTTACAATGCTTTATAAAAGCATCTGCAAAAAAATCTCTATTATGGAGTTTTGCAAACTCTATATTTTGAAGTTTCAAAGTGTTATTCTCCAAAAGCAAAACTTCAAATTTAACTTCAAAATTATTTGTAGTTTACACTATGTTCCTTATATTGTCATAATTAATATAAATCCATAAAATTTTTGTAGATAACTAGCACATATATAAAAATATTATAGTAATATTAATTAATAAAATCTTACACTAAAATATAAAATTATAAATAGAAATACATAATTAAATATTAAACTATGAGCAAAATACCACATTATTACATAAATTTATTTTATTAATGCTCTATTTTCGGTTATACAAAATTTGTTTGGACAATATTTTAGAAGTTCTAGAGAAAATTTACGAGACTATTAGTGTTGTTGTGATATTTAAATTTGTGTAATAATTATGTCTTCATGTATATTTTTTTTTTTAAAAATTTTTTATTAAGTTTCTTTTGTAATATTCTTGTTGTCTAATTCTACTTTTAAAATATTATAAATTTTATTTTAATATTTTTTAAAACTTTTATGTGTAAAATTTTAATTAAAAAAAAAAATTTGAAATATTTAAAATATACAAGGTTTTAAGGATTAAAACTATGAATGAGAAAATACTTAAGAATCATAAATGTGATGTATACTTAATTATAAGGACCAAGATGAAAATAAAAAGATGAAACTTCTAATTTAGAGTTTTTAGTAGTGAAACTTCAACACTAATATTTTAAAATTCTAAATATAATTTGAAGTTTTGAAATTTTTTTCTAGAAAGCAAAAAGCTCTATATTTGAAGTTATAAAATTTCTTTTGGAAATGTCGTAAAACCACTGCAAAGTGAAAGTTTATAACGTGTAAATCTAATTGAAATCAAGAAATGGTTTGACTAAGAAATTCTCTATTAGGTAAAAAACCTAAGACCATCATTATCCACGATTTCTTGGGACGGGGCTCTTAGAAAAATATAAGAAACATTTTCTTATATTTCCCTAAGAACCCCGTTCTAAGAAACCGTGGATAATCATGCTCTAATATTAAGGGCCGTACATTTACAAGGCACGTACTATATTTACTTAGTTTACGGTAATATGTTTTGGACGCCTAAATGGATCTTGGCACTCTAATGATTATGAAAATTTAGCAATTTCGTTGGTCGTGGAGCCATTTATTTGAGCTTTTTCTAACAATAACTATCTTAATGTAAACACGATTTGGAAATCTAAAACGGCTGTACAGAATCAATTATATAAAACATTGAAAGAAAACTTCGAGCACCTTGTATATTTCTAGTAAGAAAACTAAGAAAATCTCTTTATATTGATAAAGTGAAATATGAAACCAGTCATTTCCGTCGGTGTAGACATCTTCTTCGCTAGTTAAAAACAGTTTGTTGCGAAAACGACTTCCGAATATTATAAAATCATCCATTGCCCAAATTAAAATTTGAAATTATGCATTAAAATGTGAAAGACTTTGGTCAGATGCTCTTTGCTCCATAATGCCATTATTTAAACATTCTTTGCTGCAAAATCATCCTTGTCTTTTTTTTTTTTCGCCAGCAAACGGCTATTCTATTACTCAAACTTGAGGTGGCCTGGGTAACCAGACCGAAATAGAACAACCAACATAACATAAAGGTCTATGAAAAGAACGTGCATTCCTAGCTAACGAATCATCAATCGCATTTTGTGTCCTTGGGAGATAAATGATCTTGAAAAATCATCCTTTTCATGACAACAAATCTTGGTATTTTCATACTTCATCTAACACTGTCCCCTACCTCATAGTTTTCGCTTGGTTGGTTGGTAAAGTCTATGACTGCATCTTGAGTGTAGTGAATTTGACCTGTGCCAACAAACATCTTTCTACTTCGCAATGCGTAAAATCTCTTTATGGGTTGTCATTCTTATTCTTATAAATCTTATCATTTCTCGTTTTTTCTAAATATACAAGGACAGCTTGGTAAGTAAGAAATCATGCATCATCCACAGTTTCTTAATCTCCAGGAAAGGTTATTCATGCTCAAACATATACAAATAACAACAATATCTTTCTTGAGAAAATGGTACTGACAGTCTAATATAATGTTGTGCTTTTCTATTTATTGGAAAATACTCATTTTTTATCGGAATGTACACTACGAGTACAAGCATGTATCTTTCTCCACAATAAATTATTGCTGGCTACGCATGATGTATAGTATATTATACGTATATTTTTACTGCACGTAGTTTGCGTATCAAACTGGAGCGATAATTAGGTTGTATTTCTTATAGTAATGTTCGGGATCTTGACCCGAGTCAAGATTAATCATATGGGCATTTAAATGTCCCGTAGTAACAGTTAGAGGATAATTGTTTTGAAACTCGATAACTAGTAGATGCAAACGATAAACACAAGAGTAGCACACATTTGTCAAATTATTAGTAACATGTTGAAAGATCATAACAGATCCAAAGAGACGATCATAACTCATAACTAAAAGGAAAAAGCTAATGGCAATGATGATAAGTACCTATTAGTATTACAGTCACATCTGGATCCATTTAGCAAGCTGGGTCGGGTTGACCACACCAGGAATATGGATCCCATCTGTTTTGAACACACTCGAGACGTCAGAGTAGCTCTGGTGAGTCTTCTTCTTCACTTCCCTGTGTTGTTGCTGCGACGGCGTGTCCAACGGCCCAACTTCAGCCCATGCAGGATATAGCTTCCGGCCCAACATCGTCCCGCACGTGAGGAACTCGTGAGCCATGTAGCCGGCCAAGACCCAGTTCGATGTAGCCGAAGTGGCTCTTGGATCAAAATCTAATAAACCACTCTCCGTCGTGTCCTTGCGTTTCCTCGACGCGCCCGTCGTTTGAACTGTATGCGCGTGGTGGTTTTGACTCATTTGATTACTTTTCTTCAGATGATGGCACGTGGTGATAATCGTCAATGTTCACAAGAAAGGGCAGAAATGTCAATTATGTCTCACCTGAGGTGAAAAGCGTCAAACGCATGACTTGTCGAGAAAAATAAGCGGATACGGACAGAAGTTAATAAAAAAAGTTTTCTCGATAAAATAAAATAAAATAGTTTTGTGATGATGTTTAAATTAAAGAGAATATAAAAAGATTTAAAAAGCGATCGGAGGTTGCCGATTGAGATAAATCTGAGCGTATTGGTGACGGCATATACGGCACCGTCAAGGATCCGTGAAAATTTGAGGCCGTAGATCGGAGAAGATAAAGTAGGCTGAGATCGGGGAAGAGATATCCCCGCCGGGATCGGCGGAGGAGTAAGCAGCGAACGACGGAGAGCAAAGGGGATAAAATAGAGAGAGAGAGAGAGAGAGATGAACGGGAAAAGAGACGTAACTTCTTATATTCGATAGATCAAAAAATGCGACGAGGCTTTATAACTGGGCCTGCAATAAAATCTGATGACCTTCATGGGCCTATATTAAATCTGATATCTGCTTCTTAGAAGTCGAGGACGACGGAGAACTAAGGATGATAGATATCTTGCGATATTTGAGATCAATGATTAAAAAAATAACAATTCCTTGGGATATCACATTTTAATTTTTATCGCAAAAATAGACTTTAAGAAAGAAAATAACC
The DNA window shown above is from Brassica oleracea var. oleracea cultivar TO1000 chromosome C3, BOL, whole genome shotgun sequence and carries:
- the LOC106331749 gene encoding uncharacterized protein LOC106331749 — its product is MSQNHHAHTVQTTGASRKRKDTTESGLLDFDPRATSATSNWVLAGYMAHEFLTCGTMLGRKLYPAWAEVGPLDTPSQQQHREVKKKTHQSYSDVSSVFKTDGIHIPGVVNPTQLAKWIQM